Genomic DNA from Candidatus Kaiserbacteria bacterium:
CGTCGTACCTCCGATGAAGGAAGTTTGACGAGTGTGTAGCCTGCATCCTGTGCAACTACTTCTGCGTAGGTTCCTGCTCCACGCGCAATACGTGATCCTGCTCCTGGCTTCAACTCGACGTTAAAGACAAAGGTACCGACAGGAATGCTCCCGAGAGGAAGACGGTTACCCATCTTTGGCTTTGCGGTTTCAGAGACAACGAATTCGTCGCCCTTCTTCCAGCCCTTTGGTGCGAGCACATAGCGTCGTTCTCCATCCTTGAAGAGTACGAGTGCGATAAATCCTGAACGGAATGGATCGTACTCAATAGTCTCGACAATTGCAGGAATATCCTTCTTGTTGTAGACAAAGTCTACATCACGATAGGTGCGCTTGTTTCCCCCTCCACGATAGTGGTTGGTGGTGCGTCCACTACTGTTACGACCTCCTGTAGAGCGTGCGCCCATGGTGAGTCGCTTGAGTGGCTCGCTCTTTGAAGTGGTGAGTACGTCACCGTACGAAACTACCGTCATTCCGCGGCGACCTGCCGATGTTGGTTTATATTTTTTCATAGGTCAGCATTAGACGAGCTCGATACGGTCACCTTTTTTGAGGTAGACGTACGCTTTTTGTAATCCGTGTTGCATCATGTCTCGACCGCGTGCGCGCGACATGAAGTGGCGTGGCCTCTGATGCACAATGTTAATCCGAACAGGAGTGACATTGTAGAGAGCCTTGATCGCATCACGTACTTCGAATTTATTGGCGCCGTTCTGGATTTCAAATGTATATACATTTGATTCTCCGAGAATCGCAGCCTTTTCGGTAATACGTGGCTTAATGATGACTGATGCGATATGACGCTGTACCACAGGTCCTGTAGACACCTTTGGTGTTACAGTCGTTTCTGGCTGTGTGGTTGCGTCTGCATCTTTCTTTCCAAACAATCCCATATTACGAGTTTGTGGCTGTAGCCTTACGTGCCGTCTTGGTTGCAACGCGGGCTTCAAGAGCCTTAAGTGCTTCCTCAGGTTTTGCGACTACAACATACTTATAGGTGAGTAATTCTACTGGGTTGACGTCTTTGATGTTCATCACCTCGACGTTCCCGAAGTTACGGAAACTGAGTTCAGCCTGCGTATCACGTGCGGTAAGTACCACAAGTGCTGCGTTCGCCTTCTTTGTTCCAATATCCTTCATGTGTGCAACAGTGCCAAGCGCCGTGAGGAACTTGCGTGCCTCTCCAGTCTTTGGCTCTGCAAAAGTAAGTGCATCAACGAAGACAAGTCCCCCTTGTGCATGCTTTTGTGAAAGTACGCAGGCGAGTGCCTTTGCGCGTGCATTCTTGTTGATTTTGCGTGTGAAGTCACGCTCGTTGCGTGGTCCGTGTGCTACACCTCCACCAGTCCAGATTGGAGAACGTGAAGATCCATGTCGTGCGCGGCCAGTACCCTTTTGCTTCCACGGCTTTCTACCTCCTCCACGCACTTCAGCGCGGTTTTTGGTATGCGCAGTATTTGAACGGGCATTACCTTGCATCGAGACCACGACTTCGTGTACGAGGTCAGCATTCCATGCGACACCAAACACCTTTTCAGGGAGTGCAATATGTGAGACCTCTTTTCCTTCTTGCGAATATACATTCGCTTCTAGTTTTGTAGTACTCATATGCTTATACACTACGTACTTCTACTAACGTGCCTCGTCGACCTGGAATAGCACCCTTGATAAGGATGATATTCTCTTCCTTATTGACTGCCATAACTTTTAAATTCTTTACCGTAATACGGTCACTTCCCATACGGCCCGCCATACGAACGCCCTTGAAGACGCGCTGTGGACCTGTTGAACCGATTGAGCCCGGTGCACGAAGGATATCCTTCGTACCGTGACTTGCTGCTCCTCCACGGAAACCGTGGCGCTTTACCACTCCTTGGAACCCTTTTCCTTTTGAAATGGCTGACACGACAACAACATCACCTTCTTTGAAGATTGATGCATCAAGCATCGCATCCTTTGCAAAACCTTCTACAGATTCTGCATAGCCGATACGTGGACGGAACTCCACCACGTGCTGGTATGCGCCACCCATATGCCCGGTTTGTGCTTTGTTGACGCGATGCGCCTTCTGAGCACCCGAAGCAATCTGTATGGCTTCATATCCATCCTTCTCCTTGCCTTTCACCTGAGTCACCTTTGCAGGTGTCACACGGAGAATGGTTACCGGATGCGCGATTCCCTGTGCATCAAACACCTGGGTCATCTGCTCCTTGGTTCCCAAAATAAATTTCATTTATTTTAAAAACTAACTGATAAATGCTTTTTGACCGAGGTAATTGAAAAACCGCGATTTCCTAGTCGCAAGCACAAGCTCGCAGACTAAAAAATCGCGGTTTTGCGCCCATTGGTCTCCCGGTGAAATACGAGCTTTGCTCGTCACACGGCTTTGCCGTGTATTTCACTGGGGTACGTAGGTCTTAAAAAGCTAGGAGGAGTATACAGGAATACTCGAAAGATGCAATGATGCAGTCCCCCAAGTTCAATAATTAATTGCAACACCTGATTAGGACATCAGATGTCCTAATTATCGGAAAAGAAGAATTTTAATATTTTCACTTACTTCCTCAATAACTTCCGTAGAAACTTTTTGTATGAAACGAACTTTTCGACTTTTCCAATCCAAATTGCGCATTTGGTCGGAAAGCACTACACCGTCAACTTTCTCTTCGCTGAGCGGAACTTCATACGAATACCCCTTTATGCGTGAAGTTATGGCACAAGCAACCATAAGATTTGTCCTTTCATTATATTTTATTGGAGAAAGAACGAGCACTGGTCTAAGATTCGCCTGTTCGTGTCCTCTCGTGGGACTCAAGTCAATCCACACAACATCACCTTTGTCGGGGACATATTTCTCTTTTACCATATTTCGTTACCCACTGGCTTACCCCAATCCACCTCTTCGTGAAGATTTTCTTTTGTTATACCTTTAAGCATATCGTCAAGAGTACGACGCTCCCTCTTCACAACTTCAATGGAAATCCCTGTTTTTGTTTCTGTTACCAAAACACGACTCC
This window encodes:
- the rplB gene encoding 50S ribosomal protein L2, whose protein sequence is MKKYKPTSAGRRGMTVVSYGDVLTTSKSEPLKRLTMGARSTGGRNSSGRTTNHYRGGGNKRTYRDVDFVYNKKDIPAIVETIEYDPFRSGFIALVLFKDGERRYVLAPKGWKKGDEFVVSETAKPKMGNRLPLGSIPVGTFVFNVELKPGAGSRIARGAGTYAEVVAQDAGYTLVKLPSSEVRRIISTAWATIGAVSNEEYRLITLGKAGRARKLGLRPKTRGSARNAVDHPYGGGEGRAPRGHKHARTKQGRPTGKGQKTRKPRKYSNTFIVTRRKPGKLMANSGK
- a CDS encoding 50S ribosomal protein L23, giving the protein MGLFGKKDADATTQPETTVTPKVSTGPVVQRHIASVIIKPRITEKAAILGESNVYTFEIQNGANKFEVRDAIKALYNVTPVRINIVHQRPRHFMSRARGRDMMQHGLQKAYVYLKKGDRIELV
- the rplD gene encoding 50S ribosomal protein L4, which produces MSTTKLEANVYSQEGKEVSHIALPEKVFGVAWNADLVHEVVVSMQGNARSNTAHTKNRAEVRGGGRKPWKQKGTGRARHGSSRSPIWTGGGVAHGPRNERDFTRKINKNARAKALACVLSQKHAQGGLVFVDALTFAEPKTGEARKFLTALGTVAHMKDIGTKKANAALVVLTARDTQAELSFRNFGNVEVMNIKDVNPVELLTYKYVVVAKPEEALKALEARVATKTARKATATNS
- the rplC gene encoding 50S ribosomal protein L3, which produces MKFILGTKEQMTQVFDAQGIAHPVTILRVTPAKVTQVKGKEKDGYEAIQIASGAQKAHRVNKAQTGHMGGAYQHVVEFRPRIGYAESVEGFAKDAMLDASIFKEGDVVVVSAISKGKGFQGVVKRHGFRGGAASHGTKDILRAPGSIGSTGPQRVFKGVRMAGRMGSDRITVKNLKVMAVNKEENIILIKGAIPGRRGTLVEVRSV
- the mazF gene encoding endoribonuclease MazF, with amino-acid sequence MVKEKYVPDKGDVVWIDLSPTRGHEQANLRPVLVLSPIKYNERTNLMVACAITSRIKGYSYEVPLSEEKVDGVVLSDQMRNLDWKSRKVRFIQKVSTEVIEEVSENIKILLFR
- a CDS encoding AbrB/MazE/SpoVT family DNA-binding domain-containing protein; its protein translation is METNIQKWGNSLGVRLPKSIAMSKSLKAGSRVLVTETKTGISIEVVKRERRTLDDMLKGITKENLHEEVDWGKPVGNEIW